The proteins below are encoded in one region of Alistipes communis:
- a CDS encoding tyrosine-type recombinase/integrase — protein sequence MNQKTIREISDAWRENKRPYVKQSTLAAYMLILENHILPKFGESNELHENDVQGFVLEKLEGGLSMKSVKDILVVLKMVMKFGVKNEWMNYYEWDIKYPTDVAGKKLEVLSVANHKKILNYIQSHFSFPGLGIYISLSTGLRIGEICALKWSDINVYDGILTVNRTIERIYIIEGERKHTELVINTPKTKNSCREIPINKELLTMLKPLKKVINDDYYILTNDERPTEPRTYRNYYKRLMEKLDIPKLKYHGLRHSFATRCIEVGCDYKTVSVLLGHSNISTTLDLYVHPNMEQKKRCIAKVFKSLGK from the coding sequence ATGAATCAGAAGACAATTAGAGAAATTTCGGACGCATGGCGAGAGAACAAGCGACCGTATGTGAAACAATCGACATTGGCAGCCTACATGTTGATTCTTGAAAATCACATTTTGCCAAAGTTTGGTGAGAGTAACGAACTTCATGAAAATGATGTACAAGGCTTTGTGCTTGAAAAGTTGGAAGGCGGATTGAGCATGAAATCTGTTAAGGACATTCTTGTTGTCCTAAAGATGGTTATGAAATTCGGGGTGAAAAACGAATGGATGAACTATTACGAATGGGATATTAAGTACCCAACAGACGTTGCTGGTAAAAAGTTGGAGGTCTTGTCCGTGGCAAATCATAAAAAGATTCTGAACTATATTCAGAGCCACTTTTCCTTTCCGGGACTTGGTATCTATATCAGCCTTAGTACCGGTCTGCGTATAGGGGAGATCTGTGCTTTGAAATGGAGCGACATCAATGTATATGACGGGATTCTAACCGTTAACCGGACGATAGAACGCATCTATATCATAGAAGGAGAGAGAAAACATACAGAGCTGGTCATCAACACGCCAAAGACAAAAAACTCTTGCCGTGAAATCCCGATAAACAAAGAATTGCTTACTATGTTAAAGCCTTTGAAAAAAGTAATTAATGACGATTATTACATTCTTACTAATGATGAGCGTCCGACAGAGCCACGCACATATCGCAACTACTATAAAAGGCTTATGGAGAAACTTGATATTCCCAAGCTGAAGTATCATGGACTGCGTCATAGCTTCGCGACTCGCTGTATAGAAGTCGGTTGTGACTATAAGACCGTTAGTGTATTACTGGGACATTCCAACATTTCGACTACACTGGACTTATATGTTCACCCCAATATGGAACAGAAAAAGCGATGCATAGCTAAGGTGTTCAAGTCACTTGGTAAATAG
- a CDS encoding restriction endonuclease subunit S, whose amino-acid sequence MRFPEFTEEWEETTLGKISEITKGSGISKDQLSEQGSPCILYGELYTKYKSEIIDEVYSRTELDSSSLVKSKANDVIIPCSGETAIDISTARCVPFNNILLGGDLNIIRLKHDDGGFFAYQLNGARKKDIARVAQGVSVVHLYGENLKHIRVYHPAIEEQKKITRLLSLIDERIATQNKIIEDLKKLKSAITDLLFHSIADAHTIRLGEIAHITNGAGDVQDANTEHQEDWYPFFDRSEELKWFPTYSFDKEAVIYAGEGQSFYPRYYNGKFALHQRCYAITDFASCIIPKYCYHFMNTLNSYFVRNSVGSTVPSLRMDIFQKVEIRLPPIPKQQHICKIIDAFYTKLEVEQRGISILQELKQFLLSQMFI is encoded by the coding sequence TTGAGATTTCCGGAGTTTACGGAGGAGTGGGAGGAAACTACATTGGGCAAAATTTCAGAGATAACAAAAGGCAGTGGAATATCTAAAGATCAATTATCTGAACAGGGCTCTCCTTGTATATTGTATGGTGAACTTTATACCAAGTACAAGTCTGAAATTATTGATGAGGTATATAGTAGAACAGAGTTGGATTCATCATCGCTGGTTAAAAGTAAGGCTAATGATGTCATAATCCCATGTTCTGGAGAAACTGCTATAGACATATCAACAGCTCGATGTGTTCCATTTAATAACATCCTGCTGGGTGGAGATTTGAATATCATAAGACTCAAACATGATGATGGAGGATTCTTTGCCTATCAACTTAATGGTGCTCGTAAAAAAGACATCGCTCGTGTCGCCCAAGGTGTTTCTGTCGTACACCTGTATGGTGAAAACTTAAAGCATATTAGAGTTTATCATCCTGCCATTGAGGAACAAAAGAAGATAACACGTCTATTGTCTCTCATAGACGAGCGCATTGCTACCCAAAACAAAATCATTGAGGATTTGAAAAAACTAAAGTCCGCAATAACAGATTTACTCTTTCATTCAATAGCAGATGCTCATACCATACGTTTAGGCGAAATTGCACATATTACGAATGGTGCTGGTGACGTGCAAGATGCTAATACAGAACATCAAGAAGATTGGTATCCTTTCTTTGACCGTTCAGAAGAATTAAAATGGTTTCCAACTTATTCGTTTGACAAAGAAGCTGTTATTTATGCTGGCGAAGGACAAAGTTTTTATCCTCGATATTATAATGGGAAATTTGCTTTACACCAAAGGTGTTACGCCATAACGGATTTCGCTTCATGTATTATACCAAAGTATTGTTACCATTTTATGAATACATTAAATTCTTATTTTGTTAGAAATTCAGTTGGTTCTACTGTACCATCTTTGAGAATGGATATATTTCAAAAGGTAGAAATTAGACTACCTCCTATACCAAAGCAACAGCATATATGTAAAATTATTGATGCTTTTTATACTAAACTTGAAGTCGAACAAAGGGGCATTTCTATTTTACAAGAATTGAAGCAATTTTTGCTCTCGCAGATGTTCATATAA
- a CDS encoding helix-turn-helix domain-containing protein codes for MEKDQLTFNDLPTVVGELCDRIASMENLLTEKLSKQYETKENTHVPMTVQEACNYLKMPLSTFYYKVKKDDIPVIKQGKHLYIYRDELDRWLESSRKNPAPQSFEDENESLLASHRRKPNPKNW; via the coding sequence ATGGAAAAAGACCAACTGACATTCAACGACCTGCCGACTGTGGTAGGCGAACTATGCGACAGAATCGCAAGTATGGAAAACCTGCTTACGGAGAAACTTTCAAAGCAGTACGAAACCAAAGAGAACACACACGTCCCCATGACCGTACAGGAGGCTTGCAACTATCTTAAAATGCCGTTGTCGACCTTTTATTACAAGGTCAAGAAGGACGATATTCCGGTTATAAAACAAGGAAAGCATCTCTACATCTATCGTGACGAACTGGATAGATGGCTGGAATCTTCCCGGAAGAATCCGGCTCCGCAAAGTTTCGAGGACGAGAATGAGTCCTTGCTCGCCTCCCATCGCCGTAAACCGAACCCTAAAAACTGGTAG
- a CDS encoding AAA family ATPase, which produces MEKTDTIILSPEELAAYMAESTISVTSTYEHSPMVLMVDDTIIGTLGNFSASIGKAKSKKTFNVSAIVASALSGSTVLHYRSMFPENKRKILYIDTEQGRYHCQQVLKRILRLADLPEYKNPDNLIMLALRKFSPKLRLAIVEQAIGTIPDLGLVIIDGIRDFLYDINSSSESTDIISKFMQWTDDRQIHIHTVLHQNKNDEHARGHIGTELNNKAETIMQVEVDKEDKAVSVVEAVHIRDREFEPFAFRINEEAMPEPVESYLPKEKKTGRPTKGPFDPDKEIPKNVHRPALDTVFANGNISNYDDYIERLKEGYGLQGIKLGYNKAVKVATLLSDKQMVIKEGKDYAFNPEYHY; this is translated from the coding sequence ATGGAAAAGACAGACACTATTATTCTTTCTCCGGAAGAATTGGCCGCTTACATGGCGGAGTCTACAATAAGCGTAACAAGTACATACGAACACTCCCCGATGGTTCTGATGGTGGACGATACCATTATCGGAACATTGGGAAACTTCAGTGCTTCCATCGGAAAAGCCAAAAGCAAGAAAACTTTCAACGTTTCAGCCATTGTCGCATCGGCATTGAGTGGCAGCACCGTACTTCATTACCGGTCTATGTTCCCTGAGAACAAGCGGAAGATTCTATACATAGACACAGAGCAGGGGCGGTATCATTGCCAACAAGTATTGAAACGCATATTACGTTTGGCCGACTTGCCGGAATACAAGAATCCGGATAATCTGATTATGCTGGCTCTGCGCAAGTTTTCCCCTAAACTACGTCTAGCGATAGTTGAACAGGCCATTGGCACAATACCGGATTTGGGATTGGTCATCATAGATGGCATTCGTGATTTCCTTTACGACATCAACTCCTCCAGCGAATCCACCGACATCATCTCCAAATTCATGCAGTGGACGGATGACAGGCAAATCCATATCCATACCGTCTTGCATCAGAACAAGAATGATGAACATGCCCGTGGTCACATCGGCACGGAACTAAACAATAAAGCGGAAACCATCATGCAGGTCGAAGTGGACAAAGAGGACAAAGCTGTAAGCGTGGTCGAAGCCGTCCATATCCGTGACCGTGAGTTTGAGCCTTTCGCCTTCCGCATAAACGAGGAAGCCATGCCCGAACCGGTAGAGTCCTATCTGCCCAAAGAGAAGAAGACCGGACGACCAACCAAAGGACCGTTCGATCCAGACAAGGAGATTCCAAAGAATGTACATCGTCCAGCATTGGATACCGTTTTTGCCAATGGCAACATCAGCAATTACGATGATTATATAGAACGCTTGAAAGAGGGTTACGGATTGCAGGGTATAAAACTCGGTTATAACAAGGCGGTAAAGGTCGCAACATTGCTAAGCGACAAACAAATGGTTATAAAAGAAGGGAAAGATTATGCCTTCAATCCAGAATACCATTATTGA
- a CDS encoding inorganic phosphate transporter produces MKPNMKKKFDFSAEMNEAESIKATPKNEYLEEEKRLLKENIKELASLNDNVHYIITNLDNLLEFLREYKVAIAQGTQEQAEKFGQTVLDKFLHQIQDKCNETERKIRKVDSHIFIPYTIFYILIIILVVLFSFFASIIVVNTEILHSALIWKAVLWCTVSAVIGMVITILLSKILKRLIDR; encoded by the coding sequence ATGAAGCCGAACATGAAAAAGAAATTCGATTTTTCCGCTGAAATGAATGAAGCGGAATCCATAAAAGCCACTCCAAAGAATGAATATCTGGAGGAAGAGAAACGGCTACTCAAAGAGAACATCAAGGAACTTGCCAGCCTGAATGACAACGTGCATTATATAATTACAAATCTGGACAATCTGCTCGAATTTCTACGAGAGTACAAAGTGGCTATTGCACAAGGGACGCAGGAACAGGCGGAAAAATTCGGGCAAACTGTCCTTGATAAGTTCCTTCACCAAATTCAAGACAAATGTAATGAAACTGAGCGAAAAATCCGTAAGGTTGACAGCCATATTTTCATACCATACACGATATTCTATATCTTGATTATCATACTGGTTGTCCTATTTTCTTTTTTCGCTAGCATCATAGTGGTCAATACGGAGATTTTGCACTCGGCATTGATTTGGAAGGCTGTTTTATGGTGTACAGTATCAGCTGTGATTGGAATGGTAATAACGATTCTGCTATCGAAAATCCTGAAAAGATTAATTGATAGATAG
- a CDS encoding plasmid mobilization protein, with protein MKEDIENTSDSSKETRSVFIGAKVTPTQKEHIKSLAGQCGMTVSDYILSRAYNFKPKARLTKEEAVLLQNLDDCRSDLVKYTSALHGMSTKQRMAMFNQVPFMVGWLKELGNVAENICQFLNAVKEKNKIPSTPKSEEE; from the coding sequence ATGAAAGAAGATATTGAAAATACATCGGACTCCTCGAAAGAAACCAGAAGTGTCTTCATCGGAGCAAAAGTCACTCCTACTCAGAAGGAGCATATAAAATCACTGGCCGGACAATGCGGCATGACTGTAAGTGACTACATATTATCACGTGCGTATAACTTCAAGCCAAAAGCAAGGCTCACGAAAGAAGAAGCGGTACTGTTACAGAATCTGGACGATTGTCGGTCAGACCTCGTAAAATACACCTCCGCCCTACACGGAATGTCCACAAAGCAGCGCATGGCAATGTTCAATCAGGTTCCGTTTATGGTGGGCTGGCTGAAAGAATTAGGTAATGTGGCTGAAAATATCTGCCAGTTCCTGAATGCTGTAAAAGAGAAGAACAAAATTCCGTCCACCCCTAAATCCGAAGAAGAATGA
- a CDS encoding relaxase/mobilization nuclease domain-containing protein: MIAKAKAISHGINDLRYITGESQHKKHPEKIYRVLDNLLSSEPDAMGIWNSMQLTLSQHRPIKNSVIRIELSPSPEHTRFYDIEDWQKLWHDFAEEFDKQVITGKNGKVRSCQTNLANSKYSVWLHTESKGEVPHLHAAVCRLDEDGNINNDHNIHLRAQRAAERVAKKRGWTTAAQIRNRNIPQVNKDCMEVLRAMPSWSWDEYKNALAQKGYTVHEREDKQGILRGYALVHGNTKYKASELGVGRNLMISKLPTTWKKLHHQPTTTIKNNTPQVVQQPAEHKAVPIDYTQYRADRSDMIPYTLNHEGKEYRFYIPGKVLDCFNDEFDYRFVANCQELTDIAVAIFVGLLDTQNVVTGGGGGGSQSDLPWRDKDEDDLQWARRCARVANRSLGKKTKTGLKR, translated from the coding sequence ATGATTGCGAAAGCCAAAGCCATATCGCACGGCATAAACGACCTCCGTTACATTACCGGCGAATCACAGCATAAGAAGCATCCGGAGAAAATCTATCGGGTATTGGACAATCTGTTGTCCTCAGAACCGGATGCTATGGGGATATGGAACTCCATGCAGTTGACCCTATCCCAGCATCGACCGATAAAGAACTCCGTTATCAGAATCGAGCTGAGTCCATCACCCGAACATACCCGATTCTATGACATCGAGGACTGGCAAAAACTCTGGCACGACTTCGCAGAGGAGTTCGACAAACAAGTGATTACCGGTAAGAACGGAAAAGTCCGTTCTTGCCAAACCAATTTGGCTAATAGCAAATACTCGGTTTGGTTGCATACGGAATCCAAAGGTGAAGTCCCCCACCTCCATGCTGCGGTTTGCCGTTTGGATGAAGATGGAAATATCAACAATGACCACAATATTCATCTCCGGGCGCAACGTGCAGCAGAGCGAGTGGCAAAGAAACGTGGCTGGACGACTGCGGCACAAATCCGAAATCGCAACATCCCACAGGTGAACAAGGACTGTATGGAGGTGTTGAGAGCGATGCCGTCATGGTCATGGGATGAGTATAAGAATGCCCTTGCACAGAAAGGCTATACCGTGCATGAACGAGAGGACAAGCAAGGTATTCTCCGTGGTTATGCACTCGTGCATGGGAATACCAAATACAAGGCTTCAGAATTGGGAGTCGGCAGAAATCTTATGATCTCGAAACTTCCTACAACATGGAAGAAACTGCACCACCAGCCGACCACAACCATTAAGAACAATACTCCCCAAGTCGTCCAACAACCAGCAGAACATAAGGCTGTCCCTATTGACTACACCCAATATCGCGCAGACCGTTCAGACATGATTCCCTATACCCTTAACCATGAAGGCAAGGAATACCGATTCTATATTCCGGGAAAAGTGCTTGACTGTTTCAATGACGAGTTCGATTACAGGTTTGTTGCCAACTGTCAAGAGCTTACTGATATAGCGGTAGCTATTTTTGTTGGGCTACTTGATACGCAGAATGTTGTAACTGGAGGTGGTGGCGGAGGTTCGCAAAGCGACCTTCCGTGGAGAGACAAGGACGAAGACGATTTGCAATGGGCTCGCAGATGCGCTCGTGTTGCCAACCGTTCGTTAGGAAAGAAAACGAAAACAGGATTAAAACGATAA